A portion of the Cervus elaphus chromosome X, mCerEla1.1, whole genome shotgun sequence genome contains these proteins:
- the LOC122690166 gene encoding protein ARMCX6-like codes for MGRAREVGWMAAGLMIGAGACYCVYKLTIGRDDSEKLEEEEEEWDDEQELDDEDCEIWFDLTTMARPWSEDGDWTEPGAPGGAEDRPSGGGKASRTYLVKQRPFPYEHKNTWSAQSFKTFSCALGFSKGPFIQGKVLLAEPKDASFSFSRDINSHLASLFIAGNTIPTPDPAVEEGKALCAPDNLNASVENQGQMKTCISQVCRETVSLCCSSFLQQAGLNLLISMTVINNMLAKSVSGLMFPLIPEGSECAEGQVVKPLTGLSEKPALSGELLRAQALCPFPPLFIRNTDRQLLSETLAS; via the coding sequence ATGGGCCGGGCTCGGGAAGTGGGTTGGATGGCCGCAGGACTGATGATTGGGGCTGGTGCCTGCTACTGCGTTTACAAACTAACCATAGGAAGAGATGACAGTGAGAagttggaggaggaggaagaggaatggGATGATGAGCAGGAACTGGATGACGAGGACTGTGAGATTTGGTTTGATTTGACAACTATGGCACGGCCCTGGAGTGAGGACGGGGACTGGACTGAACCTGGAGCACCCGGTGGTGCCGAGGACAGACCTTCAGGTGGGGGCAAAGCCAGTCGAACATACCTGGTAAAACAGCGCCCGTTCCCTTATGAACACAAAAATACTTGGAGTGCTCAGAGCTTTAAAACTTTCAGTTGTGCTCTTGGCTTCTCCAAGGGCCCTTTCATTCAGGGAAAAGTGTTGTTAGCTGAGCCCAAGGATGCCAGTTTTTCATTTAGCCGTGATATCAACAGTCATTTGGCCAGCCTCTTCATTGCTGGAAACACAATCCCGACTCCCGACCCTGCTGTTGAGGAGGGAAAGGCTTTGTGTGCCCCGGATAACTTGAATGCCAGTGTTGAAAATCAGGGCCAGATGAAGACGTGCATCAGCCAAGTGTGTCGGGAGACTGTGTCACTTTGCTGCAGCTCATTTCTGCAGCAGGCTGGATTAAATTTGTTAATAAGCATGACAGTTATTAATAACATGCTTGCCAAGTCCGTTTCAGGCTTGATGTTTCCTTTGATACCAGAGGGAAGTGAATGTGCTGAGGGGCAGGTTGTGAAACCCCTGACGGGTTTGTCTGAAAAGCCAGCCTTGTCGGGGGAGTTGCTGAGAGCCCAAGCGCTATGCCCCTTCCCGCCCCTCTTTATCAGGAACACAGACAGACAGCTTCTCTCAGAAACCCTGGCCTCTTAA